GGAAGAGGCCGCCGACAGAGTCCACAATGTGGTCTCCAAGACCGAATTGGAAAAACTCCGACTGGAAGTGCAGCGAAGTCAGCTGGAGATCGAACAAGCCAAGCATGACCTGGATCTGGCCGAGTTGAATTTTCAACTGAAGCAGAACGAACACGCCCAGGCCGCCAGATCGGTCGAACGTCGCCGCATCACAGCTCCGCTCGATAGTTTCGTGGTGGAAGTCAATAAACGTCGGGGCGAATGGGTCAAGCCGGGGGATATCGTCTGTCGTCTGTTGCGGTTGGATCGTCTTCGAGTGAAGGGCATCGTTCGATTGGCCGACGTCTTGAATAACCCCACCGGCCAACCGGTTGTGCTTGAGGTCACATTGGCGAGCGGCGAAGTGCGAAAATATCCCGGTAAAGTGGTCTTCGTCAGTCCCGAGGTCAATGCCGTCAATGGGGATGAGCTGGAGCTTTGGGCCGAAGTGGAAAACACGGACCAAAATCTGCGCCCCGGTATGACCGGCCGTCTGATCATCAATCGTGATATCGCTGGCTACGATGCCGAAACCGCTGCCGCCGAGCAAGAACGACAGTAAGTCACTTTGTGCGGAGTAGCCACGAAATCAACTTGACCGAGTTATTATGGCTGTTTGGTCACCGTCCACATCCAGACCGATTTCGGTGCGTCGCCGCGCCGACATCACCGCCCAACCATTGGAATATGGTGAACGGCGACTGTGGGGGTTGAAAGATCCGGTCTCGTTGCGCTACTACCAACTGCGTGACGAGGAATACCAAATTTTTCAGATGCTCGACCGGCCGATCAGTCTCGAAGAAATTCGGGATCGATTCGAGCATGAGTTTGCTCCTCGACGCGTCAGCTTGCATCAGTTGCAATCTTTTCTTGGAATGCTTCATCGCGAAGGGTTACTGGTGTCCAGCGCCGTCGGGCAAGACCGGCCGTTGCTCAACGAACATCAGAAACTCAAGCGACGCGCCTTCTGGTCACAATTCGCCAACCCACTCGCGATCCGATTCCGCGGTTGGGATCCTGACCGATTTCTCGACCGACTCACCCCGCGACTTTCCTGGCTGTTCAGTGCTCCGGTCGCGATTCTTTACTTGCTGCTGGTCATCTCTGCGCTCATTCTGGTCGCGGTTCAGTATCAAACGGTCATGGCCCGACTGCCGGACTTCGAAGCATTTTTTGGCTGGCGAAATGCCATTCTGCTGGCATTGACGATCGGCTTCGTCAAAGTGTTCCACGAATTCGGACACGCCGTCAGCTGCAAGTACTTCGGTGGCGAATGCCATGAGATGGGCGTTATGCTGCTGGTTTTTTCGCCATGCATGTACGTCAACGTTTCCGATGCCTGGATGTTGCCAAGCAAATGGTCGCGAGTTGCGATCAGTGCTGCCGGAATCGTTGTCGAAGTCGGACTGGCCAGCATGTGCGTGTTCCTGTGGTGGTTTAGCGAACCTGGTTTGCTCAATGCGTTGTGCTTGAACCTGGTGTTCGTGGCGTCGATCAGTACTCTGCTGCTGAACGGGAACCCGCTCCTCCGCTATGACGGATACTACATATTGGCGGACTTGCTCGAAGTTCCCAATCTTCGTCAGCAATCCGAGTCGCTAGTCCGTCAGTGGCTTGGCAAGTTCTTCTTAGATATCCGACTCGAAAACGAGCGTACTCTGCCAGACCGCAAACAGGTCTTGCTGGCGACCTACTTCGTAGCGTCGTTTGTGTATCGTTTTCTGGTCGTTTTTGTCATTCTGTGGTTCCTCAACCGCACGTTGGAACCTTATCGTCTGGAAATCTTTGCCCAGTTGTTGGCCCTCGTGGTATTTGGCGGAATGATCGGCCGTCCGTTGATGTCCACGATTCGATTCCTCCGTGACCCCAATAGGACTCACGACATGAATGTCATCCGTCTCTTGAGTCGCGCGAGCTTAGTTATTGGTTTGATCGTCGTCACGCTGATGATCCCGTTGCCACACCGGATACGTGTGCCAGTCGTGCTACAACCAGCTGATGCGAAAGCGGTATACGCGACGGTCGATGGGCGGCTCCTCGATTTCGTTGAACCGGGAACCGAAGTCAAAGCCGGGCAGGTGATTGGCCACTTGGAAAACCTTCCGCTCCGGCAAAAACATGCGGAACTGAAAGGGCAGGTTCGACGCCAGAAACTCATTCTGAGCAATTTGGAGAGCCGTCAG
This portion of the Thalassoroseus pseudoceratinae genome encodes:
- a CDS encoding efflux RND transporter periplasmic adaptor subunit; translated protein: MLTSNRRQTTAILVAGVAFGCVALRMGLSADPFGPPKDQSRKVAKTESNTEIVIPDAQVSLIEQVEVPAQESGVLSTIIAREGMTIREGQVIGQIDDAESQLEKRRAEIEMDIAQRDARNDVRVRLASKTAEVRKAELARSEEAADRVHNVVSKTELEKLRLEVQRSQLEIEQAKHDLDLAELNFQLKQNEHAQAARSVERRRITAPLDSFVVEVNKRRGEWVKPGDIVCRLLRLDRLRVKGIVRLADVLNNPTGQPVVLEVTLASGEVRKYPGKVVFVSPEVNAVNGDELELWAEVENTDQNLRPGMTGRLIINRDIAGYDAETAAAEQERQ
- a CDS encoding site-2 protease family protein, yielding MAVWSPSTSRPISVRRRADITAQPLEYGERRLWGLKDPVSLRYYQLRDEEYQIFQMLDRPISLEEIRDRFEHEFAPRRVSLHQLQSFLGMLHREGLLVSSAVGQDRPLLNEHQKLKRRAFWSQFANPLAIRFRGWDPDRFLDRLTPRLSWLFSAPVAILYLLLVISALILVAVQYQTVMARLPDFEAFFGWRNAILLALTIGFVKVFHEFGHAVSCKYFGGECHEMGVMLLVFSPCMYVNVSDAWMLPSKWSRVAISAAGIVVEVGLASMCVFLWWFSEPGLLNALCLNLVFVASISTLLLNGNPLLRYDGYYILADLLEVPNLRQQSESLVRQWLGKFFLDIRLENERTLPDRKQVLLATYFVASFVYRFLVVFVILWFLNRTLEPYRLEIFAQLLALVVFGGMIGRPLMSTIRFLRDPNRTHDMNVIRLLSRASLVIGLIVVTLMIPLPHRIRVPVVLQPADAKAVYATVDGRLLDFVEPGTEVKAGQVIGHLENLPLRQKHAELKGQVRRQKLILSNLESRQFSDPELKQQLESTRTAVEDLTEQLRRLEQDIARLTLIAPVAGTILPPSSVSNQPSAGELSTWSGSPLDERNRGCTLRTGTTICRIGNPEHLEAVLIIDQSDIEFLKPTQKVQLALDETPGAICHGVVKEIAEIDLKVAPRELIRHDDLPTRTNENGQLELVSAAYQARVELKPTDFSLLIGTSGKAKVNADSLSLAARLTRYLNRTFRMDW